ACTTCTGCCTTCGGGCAGATGCTACAGATCCCTGTGCACTAAAATATACAGACTAAAGTTTTCATTCACAGGCCATCTCCACCTCAAATAGCTAGCACAACCACTACCTACTTTTTCTCAGTACAATATTTTATAGTGAAATATCTTACACTATTGTTTATGCATAAtgatgtaaatacattttttttacagtcaatTACACATGTACTAACTCACACTTACATCTTACTGTACATACAAGACTTAACTCTTTTTTTCTGTATGCACCGTTTTAAAGTTCTTTTCAAACTGATAAATGTATCTTGTAGTCTAGGATGAATTGTTGTTTGACCAAAGCAGGATTTTAAACATAATTCAGAGTCGGATACAGCTGAGCCAGACTATATCAGGTCTAAAGTTAACTTAGACAGTTACaaattaactaaacaaaaacaaaccaaaGACACAAAAAGTCATCATTGAGTCTTGGTGGAATGAAACCTGTaataattagaaaatattttgggCTGTATACATTATGACATGCTATGCAAAACAATAAATGTCACCTATTGTCAGTTTTGACAGTTTATATCACAGCAGAAATAGATTTGTGAATAATTCATGCTTTCTTGCATTTTGTCAGGATTTGTTTACAAAGGTAAATTGTCATTTACATGCATTTTTACATGTCTTTTCACATATATTATCTTTGACGCCTGTTTTGAATATCTgacacatttatttttgataCAGTACATGATGGGAAAACTCTTTCACGCACTGCCTTTATATTTAACCCATAAATTAGAGGATTAACAACAGGAGGAACTATAACCAGTTCTAAAGCCAAAAAATGACGCAAACTCTCTGGAATATCATTAGCACCGTATCTGCTATACATGAaatcaaaaagcacaacaaaaCCAAAATTCATAAGTGATAATAAGTGTGGCAAACATGTTTGCCAgaattttttcctgttttctaaaGATACTTTACAAGCAGCAATGAGTTTAATGTATGACACTatgataaaaactacaaaaCAAGTAAACGTGACAataataaaatatccaaaaagaTTATTAACTAAAGTCGATGTACACTGCATTTTTACAAGAGACCAGTTGTCACAATATAATTTGTCAATGTGATATTTACATAATGTGCCTTTCTTGGATAAAATGCTTGCTGTAACTGTGTAGCAGTTTGGTACAATCCAGGAAAACAGAATTAATTTCACACAGGTGCTTTTAGTTAATTTTGAATGATAGTCTAAAGGTCTGCATATGGCTACATATCTATCATATGACATGACTGTTAATATTGTTACCTCAGTAATTAAAGAGCTGTATATGACAAAGGTTTGAAAAGCACACATGTAAATAGAGATGACATATGAATCCAAAAtcaaattatacaaa
This sequence is a window from Misgurnus anguillicaudatus chromosome 9, ASM2758022v2, whole genome shotgun sequence. Protein-coding genes within it:
- the LOC129423293 gene encoding olfactory receptor 6E1-like gives rise to the protein MDNSSQHVMLTLMEPKDSKSFRHIYFTCFLFLYLLILFINIRLISVIIRVKSLHEPMYIFLCNMCVNVIYGASGFYPIFLYNLILDSYVISIYMCAFQTFVIYSSLITEVTILTVMSYDRYVAICRPLDYHSKLTKSTCVKLILFSWIVPNCYTVTASILSKKGTLCKYHIDKLYCDNWSLVKMQCTSTLVNNLFGYFIIVTFTCFVVFIIVSYIKLIAACKVSLENRKKFWQTCLPHLLSLMNFGFVVLFDFMYSRYGANDIPESLRHFLALELVIVPPVVNPLIYGLNIKAVRERVFPSCTVSKINVSDIQNRRQR